The DNA window GTCACGGCGGCCGAGCCGTCCTTCCAGCGGACCAGCACCCGCGTTTCCGGCGAGGTCGGCTGCATCCCTTGCTGGAAGGCGATCGCCTGCAGGGGCAGGTCGTCGGGGTGGCTTTCGGTAATCGCATCGGCCAGTGGCAATTCCAGCAGCGGCCGATGGTGGTACAGGTTCTTCTTCGGGGCGCCCGCTTTCACGCCCAGCAGATTCAGCAGGCTCTGTTCCGGTTCGTTGTACTGGTTGAGATGTCCCAGACCGGTCGAGGCGTACAGCACGCCGCCGTCGGTCACCCATTTTTCCAGCCGCGGGACGGCCTTGTCGTTGACCCACTCGCCGGCAAAATAGATCGCCCGGTACTGGTCCAGGTTCTTGGATTCGACGATGTCGTCTTCCGTGATCAGGTCCACCTGGTACTGGGCCTGCCGCAACGCCAGGTAGATCAGCTGCTGGTCCTTACGGCAAATGTTCTGCACCGGCTTGCCGGCCAGGTGGGACATCCGCAGAAAGCGATCGGCCGCCGTGTTCACCGCCGCATGATCCTCATTGAGGGCCGTCGCCTTGCCCGTCACGACCGCCACCCGGGCGCGGCGGGGCTGGGCGCCGTCGAGCAGCGATTCGACCGCCGCTGTGTCGTAGGTCGATTCGAAGATCGCCTGGAACATTTCCGGGTATTGCCAGCTGACGTAGTTCTCGGAATAGTTCTCCTGCGGGCCGACCCAGAAGTGGTCAATGTGTTTGGCCCCGGCGCCAATCGCCAAGAGCGAGTTCCGGCGGAAGTAGTCGGCCGGCTGACCGGGCGAGTGCGGCATGATGTACATGTGGATCGGCAGGTTGTGGTATTTGGTCGCCGACCGCATCCGGGCAAACATGAACGAGATCGTCTGCGGCAACTCGGGCACAAAGAACAAGTAGTCCTCGGCCCAGAACATCGACATCGCCTGGTGCTTGAAGGCGTCAATCCACTGCAGCTGGTCGCCGTAGTACATGACCCCGTGATGGGGCGAGAAATTGGCGCCGGTCAGCACCTGCGGCCCAAACGCCTGCTTTGCAACGGCGGTGAGCTGGCGGTACTTCTCAAACCGCTGCTCCGCCCCGAACAGACGGCCGTACCACTGCAGGCGAGCATTGCCGCCCGGAGTGGCCTGGCGCGGATCGACGCCCAGGTCCTCGCGGGTGAGACGATGCTTCTGCAGCCAGGCCCGGAACGGCTCCAGGTACTGCGGATCGTCGAGCTTCACGCCGCCGATGGTGATCTCATCGCCAAAACTACAGACGCGAAAGCTCCCCTTCTGTGCTCCCAGCTGCGCCGCGTAGTCTTTGATCGCCTGTTCATTGCGCAGATGCTGGTGATAGCCGTCGACTTTGAGCGTTTGATAGGGGGCCGGCAGCTGCGTGTTGTAACCCAGGGCGTCTTTCAAAGCGAGCGCCCAGGGCTGGCCGCCCCGGTCAAAGCCGCCATAAAACGGGATCAGTTTCGGTTTGGTCGGGAACGCTTTGCGCCACTCGGTTTTCGACTGGGCGATCAGATCGGCGGCGATGTCGCGCGACAGACGCAGCGTTTTCTCTTTGTTCCAGGTAATGTCGATCGGGAAGTGGATCGTTTCCCCGTTCGGCACATCCAGTTCGCCCAGCACTTGCCGGCCGGCGCTGTCGAGCGCCACCTGGACCGGCACCAGGACGCTGCCGCCCACCGCTGCCGGCGTGGTGCGGGCCGCCTTGCTGTCCAGTTCGCCATCGACCAGCGTCACCTGCAGGCCTTCATCGGTCAGCAGTTCGACAACCTGGTTGATGTTCACCCAGGGACTCCAGGCGCCGGGCGAGACGGCCGCTTCCGGAACCAGGCCGTGCTTTGGCGCACAGTGCCAGGTGAAGTGGCCGAAATGCGTGAACAGCTTCGCCTTGACCGGAGTGCGGGCCGTATTCTTGAAACGGAAGTAAAGCGGCGTCGAACGGATCGCCTCGTAAATGAACGGGCTCTTCGCCTGGCCGTGCTTTTCCCAGCCGATACAGGTGTCCTCGGTGCTGCTGGTCAGCAGGACAAAGTCCACGTAACGGTCGCCGGCCGGTTCCGGATTGTCGACGGTGATCAGCCGGATCTCGGCCGGGCCCGCTTTGAGTTGGGCCGCGTTCTTGGGAGCCTCAGCTGCATCGTGATCGACGCCCCAGGGGAACCACAGCTGCTTTTGCGGCGGCAGGTTATAGGTCGAGGCGCCGCAGAAACTGTACATTCGCAAAGCGTCGACCTTGCCGTAATCGTGCGAGAACACTTTCCGGTTCCCTTGCCAGACCTCGACCCGATGGACGAAGTTGTAGTACGGCGGCGACTGGTACTTGCTCCAGACCCGATAGGAACCGTTGGCGGGAATCGTTACTTTCTGTACGGCGACCGCTTCTTTGCTGGCGGCCGGAGCGCCCACCAGGCCGCCATGGGTCACCCACATGGCGCCAAAGTTCTGGGTCGCATAACTCTGATCCTGGTGCATCACTTGCCAGCCCGCTTCTCCAGCAGCGGGCTGGAAGCGTTCTCCTTCGGCGACGACCACAACGGGCGCGGGAGCAGGTTCTTGCGCCGCCAGCGGCAGGCAGGCGAAGAGCGACAGGCAAACGTACGAAAACGGAACCAGAAATTTCATCGCGGTATCCAGCAGAGTCATGGCGGGAAATCATCGGTGAGAGAACGGCCGCCGATTGCGTGATCCGACGGCCGCTCTGGGCTACCATCTTAGTCGACGCAGCCGCCCGATCCTACTTCCAGGAGGGCCTTTCGCGTTTGAATTTGCGACGCCTGCCTACTCGCCTTGCTCGGTCGCCATCTCAGCGAGGACGTAATCCCGCGCGGCCAGGACGTGCTCAATGATGGAGTCCATCTGCTCGGCGTCGGCGAAGGGGGAAAGCACATACGACTTGAGCGCGACGACCGGCTCCCCGTAGGCGGAGTGACGATAGTTTTCGGTCAAGCCAATCGCCACGCCGCGGCCGGCCAGCGCCTCGGCATGCACGCGATGGAAAATGCGCCGATTGAATGCATTGTGGAAACGGACCTGCTCCACAAATTGCGGATCGGTCATTTCCTGCTCCTTGACGCTGAAGGTATCGACGTCGTCGGGGTAGGCGCGAAAGAGCGTAACGGGCCCGCTATTCAAATGGTTCAGCACGGTCAACTCGGCCCGGGAGCCGATCTGCTCCCGCAGTTGCTCGGCCATCTCCACCGCGTTCCCCAGTACGGCCCGAAAACCCTGCTTGCCGAACAACAGCAGTCCCGCCAGCGCAGACATCGGCCCGGCCGCACTGCGGGTGGTTTCCAGCGAGTACATGCCCGGATGATGGCCGCCGCTGTGGAACAGGTACGGCATCGTTTCCCGCTCACGGACAATGTACCGGAAGTCGTCCCGACTCCGCAGCAGGAAGAGTGTCGACACATACGGCGCGTAACCCGTTTTGTGAAAGTCGACGCCGATCGAATCGGCCAGGTCCAGCCACCGCATCCGGTGCTGCACGTTCGCCAGGGCGCGCAACGTACGGCCGCGAAACTGCATCGGGTTGGCGTCGAAATCGTAATCGTCGAACACCGACCAGGCCCAGCCGATCACTGCGTCGGCGTGCAGATGCGGAATATAGTCCAGCCCATGACGCTCCACCAGGTTATCACGCATGCGGCGGATCGCCTGGAGATCATCGACCCCAAAGGCGTCGGTCGTGCCCATGGTGGCGACGATGCAGGCGATCTTTTTCCCCTGGCTGACTGTCTCTTCGGCCGCTGCTGTCAGAGCGCGGATATCGACCGCATTGTCGGCATGCGAAGGCACGCGGATCACCTGGTCGTAACCCAGCCCCATCCAGCCGGCAATGTTCCGGCAGGCGTAATGGCTTTGCTCGGACGCCAGAATCACCGCCGGTTCGCGGATGCCATGCTGCAGGGAGCCAGGCGACGCCTTCTCCATTCCGATCCGAGCGCCGTACAGCAGCGCGCCGGTGCCGCCGAAGGTAAACAGACCGCCGGCCTGCTCGGGATCGTAGCCCACCAGGGCAGCCGTCATGGCGGAGACACGGGCTTCCACCTCGGAAAAGCGACGTCCGCTTTCATCGCTGCATAAATTGGGATTGAACAGGGCGGGCAGCACCACACCGATAATCCCGGCGATCGAAGGGTTGGCGATCACGTTGACTTGCGCCCGGGGATGGCCCCAGATCAACATCCCTTCGAGGTACTGGACCAGTTCCGGCACGACCTTTTCGACCGTCTCGCCGGATTCCGCCAGCCGCTCCAGGGCCGCCTTGGCAAAGTCGGGCTCAATCGGACGCCCCAGCAACGGGCTGTCGGACTTGAGCGCATCGACCTGGTCCAGGGCGCGCAACAGCGAGAACACCACATAACCGTCGTGCATGGGATCCGAAACGGGCGGCGGAAACGCCTTGCGAATTTCCAGCAGCAGCTTGCGGTAGGCGGTCATGGTCATTGGCTTCCGTCGTCGGAGGACGCTTTTTCCAGGTGAATCTGCAGCTCGTTGTTCAGTCGGGCAACCTCAATTTCCAGCACCTTGAGCGCCTCTTCCAGATGGGAAAGATCGCCAGCCCGGCCCAGCGCTTCCAGCTTGCCGGCCGCTTTGACCGTGGTACCGGCCGCAAACACATCGGCGGACCCTTTGAGCGAGTGGGCCGCAAAGCGAACCGCCTTCACATCGCGCTGGGCGACTGCCCGCTGCACGTCCTGCATCATTTGCGGACACAGATCCATGAACAATTTCGCCAGTGTCAGGCAGTTGGCTTCCCGTCCTCCGGAGCGGAGGATCGCTTCGGCCCAGTCGCACGCCTTGTCGTCATCGTTGGCGGCCGCCTGCAGGTGCTCGCCTGACAGTCGCTTGCCGGCGGGAGGCGGCGTCGCCGTGGAAACCGCGGCCGCCGAAGGTTCGCCGGCGTGCTTCTCTACAGGACGATTGTTGACCGAAACGATTTCTGCTTTGCGACTTTCCCGCTGCGTTCTCTCTTGGCGGTTCTCCGCGGCAGGCGGTTTTGCCGGCAACTCGCAGGACGGCTGAGGGCGTTTGGAAGCGGGCGATCGCCTGGCGCAGGATTCGATCACTTTGAAAAGCTCGGCTGAATCGATCGGTTTGGAAACATGGCTGTCCATCCCGGCGGCCAGACACTCGTTCCGGTCGCGTTCCATGGCGCTGGCGGTCATGGCGATAATCGGCAGGCGACGATCGCTGGTCTGTTCGCGTTCGCGAATGGCCGCCGTCGCCGCCAGGCCGTCGAGTTCCGGCATGTGGACATCCATCAGGACCAGGTCGAAACTTTCCTGCGCGGTCGCGTCGACGGCCAGCGCTCCGTTCCCCACGACGACCACCTCGTGGCCGCGTGCTTCCAGCAAACCGACGGCTACCTGCTGGTTCACCAGGTTATCTTCGGCCAGCAGAATGCGCAGGCCGGGCGGGCCCGAGGTGGGATGCGGCGGGCTGACCACCGTCGGGTCGGCAGGCTCTTCAAACACCGATAGCAGCGCATTCAAGACCGAAGAGTGAGTGACAGGTTTTGTCAGGGACAGCGACACTCCCAGCGACGAGAGGATTTGCTCGTCGCTCTGGCCGGCCGAAGAGACGATGATAATTCTGCAGTCGCAAAAGTCCGCCTCCTGGCGCATTCGTCGGGCAAACTCCAGGCCGTCGACATCGGGCATCAGGCAGTCCAGAAGAACCAGATCAAACGGCTGCCCTGCGGCGACTCCTTGCCGGAGCGTATCCAGGCCGGCTAGCGCGTTCTGCACGGCCGTCGGCCGCAACCGCCATTGGGACAGCATTTCGTGAAGGATCAGGCAGTTGGTGTCGTTGTCGTCGACGATCAGCACCCGCAAACCGCGGAGGGATTCGGGCGCCGCCGGCACGGGCTGGGTTCCGGTCAGGCCGAACATCGCCTGGAAATGAAACTCCGACCCCTGGCCGGGTTCGCTTTCCACCCAGATCCGGCCGCCCATCATCTGCACCAGCTGGGAGGAGATGGAAAGCCCCAGCCCGGTTCCGCCGTAACGACGCGACGTAGAAGTGTCGGCCTGGCCGAACGCTTCAAAAATCCGCTGCTTCTGCTCCGCCGAAACGCCGATCCCCGTATCGCGAACCGTCACGTGCAGTTCCACCCGATCGACCGTCTGCTGGTGGTTTTCGACTTCCACGACCACTTCGCCCTGATCGGTAAACTTGATGGCGTTGCCAATCAGGTTGATCAGGATCTGTCGCAGCCGACCCGGATCGCCAATCACGCGTATGGGCGTTTCGGGCCTGATATGACAGGCCAGCTCGATCCCCTTCTGCCCCGCCCTGACTCCCAGCGAACCCGCGGCGCCGCCGACACACTCCCGCAGGTCGAACTCAATCTGTTCCAGTTCGAGCTTGCCGGCCTCGATCTTGGAAAAGTCGAGAATATCGTTGAGCAGGCGCAACAGCGAGTCCGCCGACTGGCGAAGCGTTCGCAGGTACTGGTCCTGCTGCGGGCTCAGCCCGGTGTTCTGCAGCAACTCGGCCATGCCGATCACACCGTTCATGGGAGTGCGGATTTCGTGGCTCATATTGGCCAGAAACTCGCTCTTGGCGTGGTTGGCGGCCTCGGCCGCTTCTTTGGCGGTTTCCAGTTCGGTCTGGGAGCGTTTCAGTTCGATGGCGACCTGCTGCAGCTCCTCATACAGGGCGGAGCGCGTCTCGGCGCTGGCGGCTCTTTCTTCGGCCTGCTCCCGGCGCCATCGGGACTCTTTGAGCGCCAGCTCCTGATGCAGGCTGCGTTCGTTGATCGCTTCGATATGCCGCATCATGCGGACGCGCCGCACCAGGGAATTGATGTGCGCCAGGATCACTTCCATATCCTGCGATTTGCTGACAAAGTCATCCGCCCCTGATTCCAGCGACTTCAGCAATACGGTGCGATTCTCCTGGCCGGAAAGTATCAGCAGGCCCAGGTGGTTTTTTTGTTGATTGGCCCAGCGACGAGCCCGGTTACAAACTTCAAAGCCGTCCATTTCCGGCATGACGACATCGATGATGGCGATGTGGAAATCATTTTTGGCGAGCAGCGCGACGCCCTCGGCCCCCGAGGTCGCTGTGGTCACCTGGAAGCCGTTTTCGGAGAGCTTGCTTTCCAGTTCCGCGAGGTAGGTACGGCTGTCGTCGATCGCCAGCACGCGGCCGCCGCGGGAGAAAGCGTCCCGCGTTTCCCTGCTGAGGAAGCTCTCTGCGGGGCCAGCCGAGCGGAGCAGCCCGGTCGCTACCGCCAGCAGTTGTTCTTCCGAGCTTTCCTTGGAAAGAAATTGATCCGCCCCCGCCTCAAAGGCGGCCAGGTGGTCGCGTTCGCGCTGGCTGCCGGTCAGCACCAGAATGGGAATCACCTGCAGGGCGACGTCGCCTTTGAGCCGGCGGCACACCTCCAGGCCGGAGCGATCTTTCAGATACTGGTCGACCACCACCAGGTCGGGTGTCGCCTCCTGACACATCTGCATGGCCTGATCGGGGCTCATCGCATGCCGCACGACATGCCCCGCCTGTTCGAACAGGCGGGTGAAGGTCACCGCCTGCACGCGGCTGTCTTCGATCAGCAGGATATTCGACATTGTCGGGTTGCCCGGTAAAGTTCAATGGCGATCTCTTGGATCTGGGAGGGTTCCGCTGGGAACGCGCCCTGTAGCGCGTTAATGGGGGTTAAACCATACTCAGTTTCGCAAGAATTTCGGCGATGCCTTCGGGCGGCAGTTCCAGGCTGGCGGCGCCCAGTTGCTGGGCCGTTTTGGGCATCCCCCAGATCAGGCTGGATTCTTCATCCTGGATGATCGTGAGCCCTCCAGCCTGCTTGAGCGCCAGCAGCCCTGCAGCGCCGTCCCCGCCCATGCCGGTAAGCAGAACTCCGGCCGCCCTGGGGCCCAGTATCTCTGCCAGGGAATAAAACAGCGCATCGCCTGAGGGACAGTGGATCTCGCCCGGATCGCCTGGGACCAGTTGCATCCGGGTGGGGTTTCTCAGACTCAAGTGCCGGCCGCCCGGAGCCACCCAGACCCCTGGTCCCAGCAACTGGCCGTATTCGGCCACTTTGACCTGATGTCCCGAGGTGTTCGACAGCCAGCGTGCAAACCCGTCCTCAAACCCGTGCGAGATATGCTGCACCAGCAGAATCGGAATGGGAAACGGCGCCGGCAAGGCGGACAAAATCTCCAGCAGAACGGGCGGCCCGCCCGTCGAGGCGACCAGTCCGATCGCCGAGATGCGCTGCGGGGCAATCGCGCGCGGATACGGTTTTTTGGCGGGGGTGCGTGTTTTGTTTTCCCGCACCCTGGCGACCGCCGCCGCGATCAGTTCACGGCGCAGTTTGGGACCAATCGTCTGCAGGTGCAGCAGGACGGCCCCTTCGGGCTTTTCAATCACGCTCACGGCGCCTGCTTCGTACGCTTTCATGGCGAGGTCGACGTCCCGCTTTTTCAGGGTCGCGCTGGCGACCACGATCGGCGTGGGACAAATCCGCATGATCTCTGCGGTGGCGGTAATGCCATCCATGTCGGGCATGTGGATATCCATCAGCACCACATCGGGCTGATAGGCAGCGGTCTGGGTAATCGCCTCGCGACCATCGCGGGCTTCCGCCACGACCGTTAACTCGGGATCGTTCTCCAGCAAACGTCGAAAAATCTCGCGCTGGGTGACGGAATCCTCAACTATCAAAACACGTATCATCAGGCAGCCTAACAGGGGCAGTGGCCAGCAACAGGGCTGGGAAAACACGAACACAACAGGAAATCGTCCGGGCTTGCCCCCTGCCAGCATGGCTCCGGCTACACAAACTGCTCGACAAGCTCCAGCAGTCCTTGATCTTCAAAGGTCGATTTTACCACATAGGCGTCCGCTCCGGCATCGAGTCCGGCCCGGCGATGTTCCTCTTTTTCGCGACCTGTCACCAGAATGACCGGCAACCCATAGCGGGCTTTGATCTGACGTGTCAGGTCAAAGCCGTTGAGCCGCGGCATTTCCACATCGGAAACGACCAGATCAATCGTCCGCGAGGCCAGCAGCTCTAGCGCTTCGCCCCCGTCGCACGCAGTCGCGACCGTATAACCGGCCGCCGTAAAAACCTTCCGCAACACGGCCCGCGTCGTAGGAGAATCATCCACCACCAGCAATCTGCCGCTGGTCGAAGGTTGCGGGGCAGCCACAGGCGACCGCCGGGCCAGATGCCGCCAGGCGGGGCTGAGCAGGTCGAGCACCAGTTCCACCGAACCATCGGACCGCACCGCCGCCCCCAGCACGCCGTCGAGATCATTCAGCGGAAAGCCCAGCGGCTTGAGCAGCACTTCGGACTCATCGATCAGGTCGTCCACCGCCACGACGATCTCCCCTTCGTGATCGGCCGCCAGCAGGTACGACCAGGCCGATGCATGCCGGGACTGGGGCGAAACTTCCGCGCCTAGCAGCGTCGCCAGATGGACAAACCGCCGGCTGGCGCCGTCGATTGTCAGCACCTGGGAGCCGTCTAATTCCTGCAGCTCTTCGCGCCGGGCGCGGCCCGTGCGGCGGATATTGCTGGTGGGAATCCCAAACCGCCGCCCGCCCGCCAGGACGGTCATAATGCGAACGCTGGAAACAGTAATGGGCACGGTCAACGCAAAGGCCGATCCCTGCGGCGAGGTCGAACGCAGTTCAATGTTTCCGTGCAGCCGCCGTAACGTATCGGCCGCCGCATCGAGCCCCACCCCCCGGCCGGAAATTTCTCCCGCCGCCGCTGTCGAAAAACCCGGACGGAACAACTGGGCAATCAACTCCGATTGCGGCATGCGTTCAAGATCCTCCCGACTGAACTCCCCGGACCGGGACAGCCGTTCGCGGACCCGTGGAAAGTTAACGCCACAGCCGTCATCCGCGATCGTGATCCGCACCAGCGGCCCACTTTGCACGGCCGAAATGGAAATGACCCCCGATTCCGGCTTGCCGGCCTGAACCCGCTGCGCAGGCGACTCGATCCCATGATCGGCCGCATTACGGAGCAGATGCAAAAGAGGCGAGCGGAGAGCTTCCAGCACGGCCTTGTCGAGCAGGATCTCGCCGCTGACTGCTTCGTAACGGATCGACTTGCCCAGCGACTGCGCCAGATCGCGAACGGCCCTGCGCAGCGCTTCCGTTAGCATCGACAGCGGCAGCAGCCGCGCCTGGCGGACTTCGTCTTCGAGCGAATCGATCAACAGCTCTTCCCGCGTTCGCCAGGTCCGCAGTTCTGTCTCAATCCGCAGCGTCTGGTCGAGCGCCCCTTCGATGAATTTCTTTTGCTCGGGCGTGAAGCTCAGTTCCAGCTCGCGCTGGCCGTTCTGCAGGTGCTCGCGCAGGTGCAGCATCCGCTCGGAAAGGACGTCGCCATTGCGCTGGCAGACGCGCACTTCGCCCGCCAGATTGAGCATCCGGTCCAGCCGCTGCGAAGGCACCCGAACCGTGAAACGCTCCTCATCGGTCGCCGCCAGAGCGGCCTCGGGCGAAACCTCCTCCTGCGGGGACTTTTCCTGGTCCGAGGCTGACGACGCGGCCGCCGGCCCGACCGGAAAAGCGGCAGCCGAAGATTGCCCCGACGGCTCGACCCTGCCAGGACCAGGCGGCCCGGCGGAGGGAGCGGGGACGACGGGCGGGGGCGTGGAGCGGACATCGCCTGTTTCTGCCGCGAACCGGTCGGGTGGATCGTCCGCGGGTTCTTCTTCGTCCGGTTGTGCGAAACCGACCTGCCATGTCTCGAAAGCGGCCCGCATGGCGTCGAATTGCGACAAGCCCTGATCGATGGCGTCCTGGTCAATGCGCTGGGGATTTTCGCGCAGGTCGTCCAGCATGTCCTCAAGCGACTGGGCCGCTTCTTTGAGGGTCGGCACGCCGACAACTTTGGCGTCGGACTTCATGCTATGGGCGTGACGAAACAGGTCGTCGATCAGCGCCCGACGGGCTTCCAGCTGGGGGGATGTTTCCAGATCAAGAAACAGCTTTTCGAGCGCCGCCAAATGGTCGCGGGCCTCTTCGCGAAAAATCTCGATAATCGGGTCAACATCCATCGGGCGCAGCTCTGTTTCCAAGGGGGAACGGCATGCCGCCATCCTACCCGTTCTGCGGCCCAGGGAAACGGCTCGACGAGGTCTTTCTGGTAAGGGAACCAGGCGCGCTGCCCGCCGGCTCAGCGGGCCTTGGTCATCTGGATCTCATCGAAAGAGATTTCGCCCACGGCGCCGAACAGCCCGATCCGCAAAATACCTTCGCGAGCATTTGGCGGCACGCGGACAGTGCGCTCCACCAGTCGCCAGTCGCTGGTTCCGCGGAACGGTCCGACCACGGCCACGCCCAGGTCCTTCCGCTGTTCGTCGAAGAAAGAGACAGCAATCAAGGGGACCTCTTCATTGCTGCGGCCGGGAGTCACGTTCTGGCACCGGACCCAGCCGGACAGACGCAGTTCCTGCACACTGCGGCCATCGATGGCAAACCCCTGGAGCAGATGCGCATGACGGCCTGCGGTGGAATTGCGGAAGGTCACATAATGATTGCCAACGGGAGCGTTCCCCGTTTCAAAAGTCAGCTGGCGCTGGTAATACCAGCCGGGAACAAAGCCATTCTCTGGCAGTTCCTCCTCAAAACCGGGATTCTCGGCAGCCGGATGAAGCGGATCCGGCTTGACCTGCCGGGCGTCTTCGGCGGCGCCTGTCATCGGCACGAACAGCGTCGGCCGGAGTTTTTCCGCGACCAGTTTGCCGTCGGTCTTCCGCATGAGATACAGCGTTTGCTGATAGCGTTCGCCGACGGGAATCACCATCAGGCCGCCTTCTTTCAGCTGTTCGACCAGCGGGACCGGGATCTTCTCGGGCGAACAGGTGACGATAATTTTGTCAAAGGGCGCCTTATCGGGCCAGCCGAGAAAACCGTCGCCAACTTTGGTGAATACATTCTGGTAGCTCAGGCGGCTCAGGGTGCGGGCGGCCATTTTCCCCAGCTCTTCGACAATCTCGATCGAATAAACTTCTTTGACCAGCGGGCTCAGAACAGCGGCCTGGTAGCCCGAGCCGGTGCCGATTTCCAGCACGCGATCGTTCGGCTGCGGATCGATCGACTCCGTCATGTAGGCGACAATAAACGGCGACGAGATCGTTTGCTGTTCGCCAATCGGCAAGGCCATATCGTAATAGGCCTGGGAGCGGAGCGAGCTGCGGACAAACTCATGACGCGGCGTGTCCAGCATCGCTTTCAGTACGCGCGGATCTTTCACGCCGGCGCCGGCGATCGCATCATCGACCATCCGCTGGCGGGCCGCTTCCAGCCCAAAGCGCGTCTGGGCCTGGGCGGTGGAAACGGTTGCACCGAATTCCACGACGCAGAATGCCGCGATGCAAAGCAGGCTGGCCGCCGTGACGCCCCGAAAAAAAGCGGGCAGGAACGTTCCTTGCCGCCGGACTGGCGGGCAGAGTTCGCACGATCGGTTCATAGCGGTTCGCCTTCCCATGTTTGAACGCCAGTCATCCGCATGCTGGCGTTACCAGTGAATGCCCCTCGTATCCCCTCACTATACCACGCTCCCGGGCGCCCCGCGCGGGAAGCCTATTGTTCCAACCAGTCGAGCGTGCAGCGGGCAAAGGTGATCTTTTGATAGTTGTCCCGTTCCAGCAGCACGCCGAACGCCCCTTCGGGTAACGGCACGATGCACGAATAGGCGGAAGAACCCGCATAAAGCAGCCGGCTGTGGTCCCACGTTTTGCCTTCATCGGTGCTCATGCGCACGGTCAAATGATCGCGGCCTTTGGACGCGGGATTGGAAAACAGCAGGATGCTCCCGCGCGGGTCGTCGGCCCCGCTGTAGCGCACCAGGCTGCCCTGGCAAACCGGTTCCGGCAACGATGCGTCGTCGGTCGCCGGCCCCCAGGTATCGCCGCCGTCGCTGCTCAGGGCGACCGCCCGGCAATTCTTGCCGCGATAGCTGCGCATATTGAGAAGCAACTGGCCGTCGCTCCGCTGGACGACGGCGCACTCGTTCATGGCGAAATCGGTGGCGCCGCCCCGCTGCCAGGTTTTGCCGTGATCGTCGGAATAGAAAACGTGCGAGCGGCCGGCCGCGTCCCAGCTGCCTTGGCCGCGCACCCGATGATCACACGGAATGACCAGCCTGCCCGCATGCTTCCCCACGGTGAGCTGAATCGCATTCCCCGGCCCACAGGCGTACCAGTCCCAGTCCGACGCCTTGACGTCGGCGGTGATGTCGCGGGGTTTGCTCCAGGTTTTCCCCTGATCGCTGCTGGAGGTCACCAGCACCTCGCGATTGTCGCGGTTGAACGGCAGCCAGATCACGCCGGTGGACTGGTCGACCACCGGACAAGGGTTGCCGATCGTCACCTTCTTGTCGCCGCCTTCTTCATACACCAGTTGCAGCGGCCCCCAGGTGCGGCCGCCGTCGCTGCTTCGTTTCAGAACCAGGTCCAGATCGCCATGATCGCCGCGACCCGTTTTACGTCCTTCGCAGAAAGCCAGCAGATCGCCTCCGGGCGCCGTGATAATCGCGGGAATCCGAAACGTGTGATAGCCTTCCTGACCGGCCGTGAAGACATCGATCAATTCCGGTTCGGCTCCCAGCGAAGCAGAAGCCAGGATGCCTGACAGAATCCCACCAGCAAGGAACCAGGAAACGCAGCAACGGAGCAAACACAA is part of the Lignipirellula cremea genome and encodes:
- a CDS encoding protein-L-isoaspartate(D-aspartate) O-methyltransferase; translated protein: MNRSCELCPPVRRQGTFLPAFFRGVTAASLLCIAAFCVVEFGATVSTAQAQTRFGLEAARQRMVDDAIAGAGVKDPRVLKAMLDTPRHEFVRSSLRSQAYYDMALPIGEQQTISSPFIVAYMTESIDPQPNDRVLEIGTGSGYQAAVLSPLVKEVYSIEIVEELGKMAARTLSRLSYQNVFTKVGDGFLGWPDKAPFDKIIVTCSPEKIPVPLVEQLKEGGLMVIPVGERYQQTLYLMRKTDGKLVAEKLRPTLFVPMTGAAEDARQVKPDPLHPAAENPGFEEELPENGFVPGWYYQRQLTFETGNAPVGNHYVTFRNSTAGRHAHLLQGFAIDGRSVQELRLSGWVRCQNVTPGRSNEEVPLIAVSFFDEQRKDLGVAVVGPFRGTSDWRLVERTVRVPPNAREGILRIGLFGAVGEISFDEIQMTKAR
- a CDS encoding sialidase family protein encodes the protein MLCLLRCCVSWFLAGGILSGILASASLGAEPELIDVFTAGQEGYHTFRIPAIITAPGGDLLAFCEGRKTGRGDHGDLDLVLKRSSDGGRTWGPLQLVYEEGGDKKVTIGNPCPVVDQSTGVIWLPFNRDNREVLVTSSSDQGKTWSKPRDITADVKASDWDWYACGPGNAIQLTVGKHAGRLVIPCDHRVRGQGSWDAAGRSHVFYSDDHGKTWQRGGATDFAMNECAVVQRSDGQLLLNMRSYRGKNCRAVALSSDGGDTWGPATDDASLPEPVCQGSLVRYSGADDPRGSILLFSNPASKGRDHLTVRMSTDEGKTWDHSRLLYAGSSAYSCIVPLPEGAFGVLLERDNYQKITFARCTLDWLEQ